Part of the Spirochaetota bacterium genome is shown below.
ACAAGACATGATCGGGAACAACAATGGGACGAGTCATCGCAGTTGCAAATCAGAAGGGCGGCGTGGGAAAAACCACGACGACCGTCAATGTCGCTGCCTTCCTCGCCGAGAAGGGTAAGCGGGTCCTTATCATTGATATCGATCCCCAGGGAAATGCGGGATTTGGCCTTGGAATCAACGTCGAGGAAATTGAGAACACCCTTTACGAGGTTCTCATCGCCCAGCATAAAATCGAGCAATCGCTGTTTAAAACGAACATCCAGAACCTGTATATCGTCCCCTCGAACATTCACCTGTCGGGCGCCCAGGTGGACCTGCTCGATTTCGAGCAGAAGGAATACCTGCTGAAAAAGGCCATCGCCCAGATAAAGGGCGAGTTCGACTACATCTTCATCGACAGCCCCCCTTCGCTCGGGATACTCACGCTCAACGCGCTCGTCGCCGCCGATTCCGTAATGATTCCCCTTCAGTGCGAGTACTATGCGCTCGAGGGACTCAGCCAGCTCCTGCGCATCATCGTAATGGTCCAGGAGAATCTCAACCGGGCATTAAAGATCGAGGGTGTCGTACTTACCATGTATGATTCCCGTACGAATCTCTCGCAGCAGGTCGTTTCGGACGTAAGGGAATACTTCAAGGAAAAGGTATTCAATTCCATCATACCCAGGAACGTCAAACTCTCCGAGGCGCCGTCGTTCGGAAAACCGATAGGCTTATATGATGCAGCGTGCGCCGGCAGCGAACGATATGCCAGTCTCGCGGAAGAGGTGTTGAAGAATGGCTAAAAAAGTACTCGGCAAGGGACTGGGCGCGATCATTTCCAGCTCCCCCGCGCCCATCGAGGAGTTCGAACACGCGTACAGCGACGCGAAAGACCGTATCGTCGAACTCGATATCAACCGGGTGCGCCCCAACCCCGACCAGCCGCGCGCCAATTTCGATGAGGACGAGATCTCGAACCTTGCGGAATCGATCATATCGGTCGGTCTTATCAGCCCCATAATCGTGCGCAAAGTGGAAGACGACTACTACGTCGTCGCGGGTGAACGCAGGCTGCGCGCCTGCAAAATCGCCGGTCTGCGCAAAATCAAGACCATCGTCATCGAAGCGACCGAGGAATCCAACCTCACGATCGCGCTCATCGAGAACATCCAGCGCACCAACCTGGACCCCATCGAGGAAGCGAAAGCCTTCCGGGTCCTTATAAACCGATTCAAGCTCAAGCAGCAGGATATCGCCCAGAAGGTGGGCAAGGACCGCGCAACTATCGCGAATCTCATGCGCCTTCTCACGCTTCCAGAGCAGATTCAGAGAGGGATATCGGAAGGAAAGATCAGTGTAGGACACGCCAAGGTTCTTCTCTCGGCGGCGCCCGAGAGGCAGAACGAGCTCTATAATGAAATCCTCCTTTCGGGGATCTCGGTTCGCGCGCTCGAAAACGTCGTTGAATCGGAAAAAGCTACGGCCGATAAAGGCGGCAAGAAAAAACAATCGGATAAAAGCGGCGCACGCAATCCCCACCTGCGTAAAATGGAGGAGACGCTGGTATCATACCTTGGCACCAAGGTGGATATACGGCATTCCGGAAAGCGCGGCAAGATAGAGATCAGTTATTATTCGCTGGATGATTTTGACCGGATAATGGACCTGCTCAAAATCAGGTGATCATTCCACTTCGATTTTAATTTTTTCAACACGGTCCGTATCGGTATCAAGAATCGAGACCGTCCGCTCCTCGCCCCGGTACACCGAGCCCGGATTAATTATCCTGGTTCCGTTCGAGAGATAGTTCTCGAAGTTGTGCGTGTGGCCCTTGATGATGTAGTCGTAATCGCCCGATGCGACCGCCTTCCGAAACATGGGGATATCGTTTCCATGGAACAGCATTATCCGCTTGCCGCCCGCGGTGAAGTCGCAGTACTCGTCCACGCACCCGAATCCCAGCGCCCTCGCCTTCTCGTTGATGACGTCGCAATCAAGGTCGCAATTGCCGAGCACGAACTTTGCCGGAATTCCATCGAACAACTCGATCAGCTTGGCCGAGGTGAGGTCTCCCGCGTGCACGACGAGGTCGACGTTCCGTTCCCTGAATACCTCGACCGCCTTCCGGACCATTTCCACATCATTATGCGTGTCCGAGATAATCCCGATCTTCATGCCGCCATCCGCACACGCTCCGCCTGGTGCCTCTACGACAGCCGGGAGCCCACGGGAATCGCCGGGTCGACCTCGATCAGCACCGGCTTATCCCCCTTTTCCTTCTTTGCGGCGAGCAGCATGCCGTAAGATTTTCGCTTGAACAGCGTGGCCGGCTTGAGATTCGCGACGAGGAGTATTTTTTTGTTCACGAGGTAGTCCGGCGTATAATGCTGGGCGATTCCGGCGATGATGATGCGGGTATCGAGCCCGGAATCCACCTTGAGCTCGAGAAGCTTATCGGAGCCGGGAATCGCCGCGGCCTCGAGAACCTGCGCCACCCTGATATCGATCCTGCCGAATTCGGATATATCCACCAGGCCGTCGTCCGTTATCGCCTGCTCGGTTTCCGGTTTCTGTTCCAATGGTTTTCCCTCCTTCTTCGGCGGTTCGGCCGCGGCGGTCTCTTTTTCAAGCCTTGGGTAAAGTATTCCGATATCGCGTATCGTCGCCCCATCGTCCAGAAGGTTCAGCGAGGTGATCTGGGCTTCATCGACAAATAGTATTTCTTTACCAAGGGCCTTCGCTATGGCGCGCGAGCCCACGGTGAGAACCGGGGAGAGCAGTACCGACAGGCCGGCGATCGATTCGATAAGGTTGCGCAGCGTCGAGGCGAGCTCCGCCGTTCGTTTCTCCCTCGCCATCTGCCAGGGTTTCGTATCGTCGATATACTTGTTCAGGAATCGAACGAAGTCCCAGAGCCGTTCGATTCCCGTGCTGAACTGGAAGCGGTCGATCGCGGCGAAATAGCCGTCCGCCGCAAGCCTGAATTTCTCCGTGATCCCGCCGCGGTCCGAGGGGTGCGCCGCGTCGAACGCGGGTACCTTTCCCTCGAAATATTTTTCAATCATGTTGAAGGCCCGCTTCACCAGGTTTCCCAGGTCGTTCGCAAGATCGTAATTGATCCGGTTGACGATCGAATCCTCGCTGAACTTCGCGTCGAGCCCAAAGGTCATCTCCCTCAGGAAGAAGTAGCGTATCTGGTCGCTCCCGAATTTCTGCACGAGATCCAGGGGCCGTACGACATTTCCCAAGCTCTTCGACATTTTCGCCTCTTCCATGTTCCAGTAGCCGTGCACATTAAGATGCAGGAAGGGCTCTATCCCCGCGGCCTTGAGCATGGTGGGCCAGAATACCCCGTGCGGCTTGACAATATCCTTCGCGATCAGATGGTGAGCCGCCGGCCAGTACGATTTGAACTTCGCGTCGTCAGGGAATCCGATTGCGCTTATATAATTGATGAGCGCGTCGAACCACACGTAAGTCACGTACTTGTCGTCGAAGGGGAGGGGGATCCCCCACTGCAGCCTGGTCCTGGGCCTTGAGATGCACAGGTCCTCCAGGGCTTCGTGCTTCAAGAGCGCGACCACCTCGTTCCTGTAACGGTCGGGCCGGATAAAATCGGGATTCTTTTCGATGTGCTCGATGAGCCATGACTGGTACTTGCCCATCCGGAAGAAGTAGTTGGTTTCCTCGATGTAGTCAAGGGGCGTATTGTGGTCCGGGCACTTGCCGTCCACCATGTCTTTCTCGGTAAAAAAGCGCTCGCACCCTACGCAGTAGTAGCCGCCGTAAGATCCAAAGTAAATGTCGCCGTTATCGTATACCTTTTGGAGCACCTGTTGAACGACGCGCTTATGCCGCTCCTCCGTCGTCCGGATGAAATCGTCGAAGCGCAGGTCCATTTCCGTCCACGTTTCCCGGAACTTTCGGCTGATACGGCTGGTATATTCCTCCGGCGTCGCGTTATTTTCCTGCGCCGCCTTTACGATCTTGTCGCCGTGCTCGTCCGTCCCCGTAAGGAAATAGGCATCGTAACCCCTGAGCGTATAGATGCGCTTTAAAAAATCGGCGAGTATGGTGGTATAGGCGTGGCCGATATGGGGCTCCGCGTTGACGTAATAGATGGGCGTGGTGACATAGAATTTTTTCTGCATGATGCTTCCCTGGGCGTAGATCTAACGCATGAAATCTTCTTCGTACTCCTCGTCTATGGCGCTCATGATCCTTTGCACCACTTCCTGGCTTATGCTGAAATGGTGCCCCTTGACCGTGATATCATCCTTCGAAACGGTGAGCAGGTGACCCTCGAACTTCAAGCGTACCGTCTCCTTGAGCGGATCGACCGATTCTACCTGGTAATTCTTCTGGCCCACGGATATCTGCGCCCCGACCTTGGGCAGCTTGTCGTTGATTTCGCGGTATACCTCGTATTCATATCCCAGGCAGCAGAGCAGGCGGCCGCACATCCCCGAAATCTTGAGCGAATTCAGGTTCAGGTTCTGCTCCTTGGCCATCTTTATGGAAACCGGGTCGAATTCTTCCTTGAGGTGCACGCAGCATCGCTCCCTTCCGCACGGCCCGAACCCGCCTATGATGCGGGACTCGTCGCGCACGCCTATTTGCCGCATCTCTATACGCGTGCGAAAGACCGTCGCGAGGTCGCGCACGAGCTCCCTGAAATCGATGCGGTTCTCCGCCACGAAATAGAATATGAGCTTGGTCCTGTCGAAAAGACACTTCACGGACACGAGCTTCATGTCCAGGCGCTTTTCCTTCGCCTTCTCCCGGCACACCTTGAATGCCTTCTGTTCGGTCGCCTCGATGTCCGGGAGATGCTTGAGGTCGTCAAGGTTGGCGACCCTGAGGAGCCTGCCGCGCGCATCGATCGCGGTGCGCGTCTTTTTCAGATGGGACGGACATTTGAATACGCGGCCCATGTCAACCCCATGCTCCGTCTCCGCGATGCACAGGGCGTTCCTTTTCACAAAAAGTCCGTTGGTATCCACATAGTATATCTGATAGCTGTTACGCAGCTTGATTCCGGTGATTTCCATTACTACCTGCCGTCTACCTATATATCGAACACGAGGGGGCCCTGGTGCGCACGTTCCCCTTCGAAATAAAGCGAATATAGCAACCCCTTGAGGGCGATTCTAAAATTTAAATTATGAGATTGGCCCCGTTTCAAGGCAAGTAGTATTTTTATGAGCCTGGCCTCAAGGTCAATATCCTCCACGAGCAGCTCCCTCGGCAGTTCCCCGGGAAGCTCCTCTCCGCGCAGGCCGCTCTGCAGCAGCTTCGAATAAATGACGAGCATCAGGTCGAGGAGCACGTCCGGCGACACGAGCTTGCCCGGGAGATCGCCCGGTATAAGGGGCGCCTGGCGCCTGTTGAGGGCCCCGGAAATATCGGCGCACAGCGCGAACAGCTTTTCGCGAAACGCGACGTCGGAAAGCTGGAAGGCCCGGCTTGCCGATCCCCCGGCGAAAAACGCCGAAAGACGCCGTATATCGGGATCGATATTCGCTGCCTCAAGAATTTTCAGAACATGCCCATCCGGGAGCGGATTGAATGGAATCTCTATAGACCGGGAAACGATGGTAGGGAGAACGCGGGACTTGGCCTCCGCGATGAGAATCATTTTAGTCGTGTGCGCGGGCTCCTCGATTGTCTTGAGGAGCGCATTCTGTCCTTCCTCGGTCACCCTGTCGATCCCGTCCACTATTACCGCGGTCGCGCCGCTCACCGGTTTCATGGAGAGCCGCTCAATCAGCCAGCGCACGCTCCCCCGCTCCTTTTTCTCCTCGGAGCCCACGGGGATGATGCCGCGCTCGTTGGGCCTCACGGCGATGAAATCGGGATGGATGTCCTTCTGCACCTGCCTGCACGGTGCGCAGTCCAGGCAGGGAGCGGGCTTCCCTTCGCAGAAGAACGCCATCAGGAAGCGCTCCGCGACCCGGAATTTGCCCGTCCCGGTCATTCCCGTGAACAGCATCGTCTGGGGGACGGTGCCGCGCCGAAACAGGGTCTCAAGCCTTCCCCTCTGGATGTCATGACCGTAAATGCCGGAAAAGTTCATCGGTTCCTCGTACTTAAGCGAAGATTTTTTACTGTCATCATTGTCCTGTCAATCACTATGACCCCGGAAAAAATGTTCCATATATCGTCCCGGAATCACGATTAGTATTAAAATGGGCGACAGCGGCATCAAATACCGGATTGAACCGTCGAGCGAAGGGGCCCCCACCATGTCCGTCACGGACGAGGCGGGAAGGAGCGTCTACCTGCATTCTCGTATCGACCCCCTGCGCGAAGCGGGCACGTTCGCAGGCCGGCTCAATCCCGAAAAATACGATACGCTCATCATCCTGGGATGCGCCCTTGGGTATCATTGCCTTCCGGTGAAAGACAATCTTTCAAGGTACACGCGCATCATCATTATTGATCCCCTTCAGGGGATCGAAGGCGAGTTGGAGAAGAATGCCGCCACCCGCTTCCTGGTTTCCTCAAATATCAACCGGCTCTTCGGCCTCCCGGCGGAGGAAGTTCAATCAATCCTGCCGGATCTTGTTAACCTGGAAGGCGGGCGAGGGGTGCAGGTACTCGAACACGTTCCCTCCCTGCGCGCCTTTCCGGCGTATTATGGCGTCATAAAAAAAACTATCGCTCGGATCATTAATAAACAGGCGGGGAATCTCGCCACTGTTTCCGCGTTCGGCGCACGGTATCTCCGGAACTGCCTGCTGAACCTCCGAAACCTGTCCGCGTGCAGACCGGTATCATGCCTGCAAAACTCATTTCCCGGCAGGCCGGCGATGGTAATCACCTCGGGGCCCTCGCTTGAGGACAAGCTCCCCACCATAGCCCGCATTCATAATAGTACCGTGGTAATTTCCGTCGACTCTGCACTTCCGGTATTGTCACGGGCGGGGATCAGGCCCGATATCGTAGTCTCGATCGATCCTCAACCACATATCCATGAGCATTTCCATCATTCGCCGTGCAGGGACTTTCTCCCCGTGTACGCCCTCTCATCGCATCCCCTGGCCGTCGCACACTATCCGGGCCTCATTTCCCTTAATTCACACCCTCTTGCCCAGCTTATCGAGGAGATGTACCCGGAGAAAACAGGCAGCATAGATTCCCGCACGGGGACGGTAACGGGAGACGCCCTCGCGTGCGCCCGCTACCTGGGATGCACGGTCATTGCGCTCATCGGGTTCGACTCCAGCTTCCCGGGATTCTCTATCTATGCGCGGGGGAGTGCATACCAGCGCCGGTTCGGCGCTTATTTTCAAAACAGGACGTCTCCCATCGAGAAGCGAAACCTGGATTATATCATGACCTCCAGCCGCAAGCTGAAACGGGACGGGCTTCATACGAGGCGGGCGTTCCTCCAGTACAGGGAACTCGTCGAAGGGTTCGCGCTTTCCGACAAAAATCACCGCATCATTTCAATTTCGCCTTCTGGACTGCCCATGGAAAAAGTCACCCGAATGGAAATTGGTGAATTCGAGCAGATGTATTGCCGGGGGGCATTCGACAAGACCGGAATTATCGGCTCCCGGTTGGACGCTGCCCCGCGCATGAATGAAATTATTGAATTGACAGCGCTTGAAAAGCTTTTAAGGAATACCCGGCTCCGTGAAGAACTTGTACGCGCGTCCCTGACTTCCGGCACCGCGGAGGCGCTGCATCGAAAGACAGACCGCTACTTCGAGGCTTTGCACGGGGTATAGATCAAATCTCGCTTCACAGGAGGGCACGCGATGAAAATCGGGGTGACCGGGATATTCGCATCGGGGAAGGGAACCGTCTGCAAAATGTTCGAGGAGCTGGGCGCCAGGGTGATCGATACCGACGAGCTCGCGCGCGATGTGGTCGCACCGGGTACCGAGGGGCTCGAGACGCTCGTGCGCGAATTCGGCACGGGGATACTGGGGCCCGACGGCGCGCTCGACAGGCGCAGGTTCGGGGTGCTGATATTTAAGGACAAGGTCAAGGTAAATCGCGTGAACCAGATCACGCACCCTTTAATCCTTAAACGAGCCGCCGAGGCGTTCGAAAAGAACCCCGGCGCCGTTTTCATGATCAATACCCCTCTCCTCTTCGAAAGCGGATTCGATAAATTCATGGACGCCACTATCGTGGTTACCGCGGGGACGGAGCAGGCGGTGGAACGCGGCGTAAAGCGCGACAATATTTCGGCCGAGGAGATCAGGGACCGTCTGAATAACCAAATTTCACTCAATGAAAAAATCAGGCGCGCCGATCATGTAATAGACAACTCCGGCACCCTGGAGAACACCAAAAAACAGGTGATCAAGATATGGAACGCTTTGACGATCTCCACCAAAAAGGAATAAAAGAAAAAAACATGTACGTGTTCCATATGGACACGCCGCGCCTCATCATCATAGGTTGTGTAATCGTGGGCGTAATCATCATAGCCTTTTTGTTCGGCATGAACCTCACAAAACCGGGAGGCAAGGGGGCCGATACGCTTGCACAGAGAGACCTTGTGCGTGGTCTTCCGGAAACCGACAACCTCGAAAGCCGTCTCCTTTCCCCTTCCGATGAAAACATACTTTCGCCGGACGGGAAAAAGACCGAGCTTCCACTCGATGACAAGCACAAACCGGCCCGGAAAGGCGATCTCGCCGCCAACGATAAATCCTCGAAGGAGTTTCCCGCCGAGGAAAAAGAGGCTGAGAACTCCGTGAAAGACGTTAAAAAAGCGGCCCTCGATGAGGAGACCAGGCCATCGCGCAAATCCGATTCAAGGAAAACGGAAAAAGCCAAATCTCACAAGGTAGTAGAGGTCGCGGCGAAGGAAAAGAAGGAGAAAAAAGACGGCTCCGAACGCGCAATGCGCGGGTATTCGATCCAGGTTGGCTCGTACGACACCAGCGACAAGGCCAAAACGGAAATGTCATCCCTGAAAAAAATGAGCTATGACGCCTTCATGGATAAGGCAACGGTCAACGGGAAAAGCTTCTACCGGGTAAAAATCGGGCCTCTCACCTCGAAGGGAAAAGCAATCGATATTCTCAGGGAGATCCAGGAAAATAACAAGTATTCGGAAAGCTACCTGGTAAAGGAATAAGCCGCTCCGCAAGAAACCGGGTACGCTTAAATCACACGGGCCGCCCAGGGCGGCCCGTTCAATTATGCGCGATCGGTAAGTACCGCGAAATCGGAAACTTCGTCTGCATCGTCTACATCAAGCAGTCTTACCCCCACGGTCGCACGCCCCTGAATGGAAATATCCTCGGCAGTCAGCCGGATCATCATGCCTGATCGCGATGCGATGATTACCTCATCGTCACCGTATACGGAACGAATGCCCGCCGCATGGCCGTTTTTATCCATGACCTTGAGATACGCCATTCCCTTTCCGCCGCGCCCCTTGGTCGCAAAATTCTTGTAATCGATCCTCTTGCCGAATCCCTTGGAGGTAACCACGAAGAGGGATGCTTCCTTTTTAACCAGGTCCATGCCCACGATCTCGTCCCCGGCAGCCAGTCTCATCCCGATAATGCCCGCGGAATTCCTTCCCATGGGCCGCATGGTATTCAGCTTTGTGCGCAGCAGCAGTCCCTTGCGTGAAGCGATAAGTACATCCCCTTCCTTGCCCGCAAGCTTGACCTCTACCAGCTCATCGTCCTTCTTGAGGTTGATGGCGATGATCCCGCCTTTCTTTGCGTTCGCAAACTCGTTAACCGCGGTTTTCTTGAGAATGCCGGTCCTGGTCACCATGCACATGCAATCCTCGGATTCCATGTCGGGTACGGCGCATATCGCCGTGATATCCTCGCCCGCGGAGAGGTTGATGATTCCCTTGAGCGACTTGCCCCGGCTCGTTTTTGACGCCGCGGGAATCTCGTACGCCTTCAGTCCGAATATCTTTCCCTTATTCGAGAACAGGAAGATGGTGTCGTGCGTCGATGCGATCATCATCATCTTGACAAAGTCTTCCTTTTTGCTCGACAGTCCGGTGACCCCTTTTCCGCCCCTTCGCTGTTTCTTGAAGGTGTCCACCGACAACCTGCGTATGAAGCCGTCATTGGTGATCGATATCACCATATCCTCTTCGGCGATCAAGTCCTCGATTTCGAATGAAGTGGAGGATTCCCCGCCGACGAGAATCTCGGTGCGCCGCTTATCGCCGTATTTTTCTTTGAGGGCTATGAGTTCGTCCTTGATGATTCCGAGAATTCTTTTATCGCTCTTGAGGATCGCCTTCAATTCCTCGATGAGTTTCATCAATTCCTTGAGTTCCTCTACGACCTTTTTTACCTCCAGGCTGGTAAGCCTCTGCAGCCGCATCTCGAGAATGGCCTTCGATTGGATTTCAGATAGTTTGAATCGCTTGCGCAGCCGTTCGCCCGCCTCATCGACCGTTTTGGAGGACCTGATGATACTTATCACTTCATCTATATTGTCGAGAGCGATCTTCAATCCCTGCAGGATATGCGCCCGCTCCTCCGCCTTTTTCAATTCATACTGCGTGCGGCGTGTTACGACGTTTTTCCGGTGCAGGATGTAATGCGAGAGCACCGTTTTCAGGTCGAGAACCTTGGGTTCCCCGTTTACCAGGGCGAGCGTAATTATGCCAAACGAGGTCTGTAGTGGGGTATGCTTGTACAATTGGTTGATTATAACATTTGTATTCGCTTCCTTTTTAAGACCTATGACAATGCGTAGACCCGTACGGTCCGATTCATCGCGAAGCTCCGAAATGCCCTCAATTTCCTTGTTGTTGACGAGCTCGGCGATCCTGGTAACAAGTGTCGCCTTGTTCACCTGGTAGGGTATTTCAGTCACGATGATCGCATCGCGTCCTTTTTTGGTCTCTTCGATGTCGAGACGACCCCTCACGATAACCGATCCCCGGCCTGTCGAATACGCCTTGTAGATTCCATCCGATCCCATGATAATGCCGGCAGTCGGGAAATCGGGCCCCCTGATTATCTTCGTGAGCTGTTTCACGGTTATGTCCGGATTATCGATAAGCGCCGTAGTACCGTCTATAATCTCAACGAGATTATGGGGAGGTATATTCGTCGCCATTCCCACGGCTATGCCCGAGGAGCCGTTGACAAGCAAATTGGGAAAGGCCGCCGGAAGGACTACAGGCTCCTGTCTCGTTTCGTCGAAATTCGGAAGGAAATCCACCGTCTCCTTGTCTATATCCCGAAGAAGCTCCTCGGCCGTATTCGACAGGCGCGCCTCCGTATACCTGTAGGCTGCGGGCGGGTCACCATCGACCGAACCGAAGTTACCCTGCCCGTCAACGAGCGGGATGCGCATCGAAAAATCCTGGACCATGCGCACCATGGTGTCATACACGGCGGCGTCGCCGTGCGGATGGAAGTTACCGATTACCTCACCGACGATCTTCGCGGATTTCACATACGCCCGGTCGCTCCGCCACGCACGTTCGTTCATCGCATGGAGTATTCGTCGATGGACCGGCTTTAAGCCGTCGCGGACGTCGGGCAGGGCCCGTCCTACGATTACGCTCATCGCGTACGCGAGGTACGAGTCCTTCATCTGTTCTTCGATCTCAACGCTGATCGTCTTGTGTTTTATCGGCTTGCCGTCACCGGATTCCTTTTTTACCACTTCAGTCTCCTGCGTTATTCCCGATCCTGTTTACAGGTCCAGGTTCTTCACGTTTTTAGCATTTTCCTCGATGAACTTCCTGCGAGGTTCGACCGCGTCACCCATGAGTATGGTAAACGTCTCTTCAGCCTCGATCTCATCATCCATCGCGACCTGAAGGATAGTTCTTTGTTCCGGATCCATGGTCGTTTCCCATAGTTGTTCGGGGTTCATTTCGCCAAGGCCTTTGTACCGCTGGATCGCAATTTTTGACCTGTCGAGGCCCTTTACGATGACATCCCGCTCGTGGTCGCTGTACGCATAATGAATTTCCTTTCCCGCCCGGACGCTGTAGAGCGGGGGCTGCGCAATATAAAGGTATCCCTGCTTGATGATTTCCTGCATGTACCTGAAAAAGAAGGTGAGAAGAAGCGTTCTAATGTGCGAGCCGTCCACGTCCGCATCCGTCATTATTATTATTTTATGGTATCGCGTTTTCGAGAGATCGAATTCCTCTTCCCCGATACCCGTACCGATAGCGGTAATAATCGTTTTAATTTCCTCGTTCGAGAGAATTTTGTCCAGGCGCGCTTTTTCCACGTTTAGGATTTTCCCCTTGAGGGGCAATATGGCCTGGAACTTGCGATCCCGCCCCTGCTTCGCCGAACCGCCGGCAGAATCCCCCTCCACAAGATAAAGCTCGCACAGCGAAGGATCCCTTTCGGAGCAGTCCGCGAGCTTCCCCGGAAGCGTGTCGCCTTCCAGCGCGCTCTTCCTGCGTGTAAGCTCCTTTGCCTTTTTCGCCGCGAGGCGCGCCTGGGCGCTCAGGATGCATTTTTCCAGTATCTTGCGGACAACCTGCGGGTTCTCCTCGAAAAACTGGCCCAGGTTCTCGTTTGTCGCCGATTCAACTATTCCCTTTACGTCATTATTGCCAAGCTTCATCTTGGTCTGTCCCTCGAACTGAGGCTGGGGCAGCTTGACGCTCACAATCGCCACAAGTCCTTCACGGACATCATCGCCCGTGAGCTGCGGCATTTTCTTGTCCAGGCCTTCTTTCTTGAGGGAATCGTTGAGCACGCGCGTAAGCGCGGATTTAAATCCAATGAGGTGGGTGCCTCCTTCCTTGGTGTTGATATTATTTGCATACGTGTACACGGTTTCGTTATAGGTATCGATATACTCGAGTGCGACCTCGATATCTACCTTGTCCCGGTTGGCGTGGAAGAAAATCGTTTTCTTGGTTATTGAATTCTTGTTTTCATTGAGGTGCTGGATGAACGACACGATCCCGCCCTTGAACTGGAAAATGCTCTCTTTGCCTTTTCCGCGGTCGTCACGCAGAACTATCTTTATTCCGGCATTGAGGAACGCCAGCTCGCGCAATCGTTTTGCGAGTGTATCAAAATTATACTCGAGGGATTCGAATATTTTAGAATCCGGCCGGAACCATATGCGGGTCCCGTTCTTTTTTGCCTCACCGATCTGTTTCACCTTGCCGGTAGGAACCCCTCGCCGGTAATTCTGCGCATATTTTTTCCCTTCCCGATAAACCTCTACCGTCATCTCCTCCGAGAGCGCGTTCACCACGGAAAGGCCTACCCCGTGAAGGCCCCCGGAAACCTTGTATGAGTCATTATCGAATTTGCCGCCTGCATGAAGTTTCGTCAGGACG
Proteins encoded:
- the gyrB gene encoding DNA topoisomerase (ATP-hydrolyzing) subunit B — protein: MPNEYSADKIQILEGLEAVRKRPAMYIGSTDTNGLHHLVYEIVDNSIDEALAGFCDTIQVSIHSDNTIEVIDNGRGIPVEAHPVYKTSALEIVLTKLHAGGKFDNDSYKVSGGLHGVGLSVVNALSEEMTVEVYREGKKYAQNYRRGVPTGKVKQIGEAKKNGTRIWFRPDSKIFESLEYNFDTLAKRLRELAFLNAGIKIVLRDDRGKGKESIFQFKGGIVSFIQHLNENKNSITKKTIFFHANRDKVDIEVALEYIDTYNETVYTYANNINTKEGGTHLIGFKSALTRVLNDSLKKEGLDKKMPQLTGDDVREGLVAIVSVKLPQPQFEGQTKMKLGNNDVKGIVESATNENLGQFFEENPQVVRKILEKCILSAQARLAAKKAKELTRRKSALEGDTLPGKLADCSERDPSLCELYLVEGDSAGGSAKQGRDRKFQAILPLKGKILNVEKARLDKILSNEEIKTIITAIGTGIGEEEFDLSKTRYHKIIIMTDADVDGSHIRTLLLTFFFRYMQEIIKQGYLYIAQPPLYSVRAGKEIHYAYSDHERDVIVKGLDRSKIAIQRYKGLGEMNPEQLWETTMDPEQRTILQVAMDDEIEAEETFTILMGDAVEPRRKFIEENAKNVKNLDL
- the gyrA gene encoding DNA gyrase subunit A; this translates as MKDSYLAYAMSVIVGRALPDVRDGLKPVHRRILHAMNERAWRSDRAYVKSAKIVGEVIGNFHPHGDAAVYDTMVRMVQDFSMRIPLVDGQGNFGSVDGDPPAAYRYTEARLSNTAEELLRDIDKETVDFLPNFDETRQEPVVLPAAFPNLLVNGSSGIAVGMATNIPPHNLVEIIDGTTALIDNPDITVKQLTKIIRGPDFPTAGIIMGSDGIYKAYSTGRGSVIVRGRLDIEETKKGRDAIIVTEIPYQVNKATLVTRIAELVNNKEIEGISELRDESDRTGLRIVIGLKKEANTNVIINQLYKHTPLQTSFGIITLALVNGEPKVLDLKTVLSHYILHRKNVVTRRTQYELKKAEERAHILQGLKIALDNIDEVISIIRSSKTVDEAGERLRKRFKLSEIQSKAILEMRLQRLTSLEVKKVVEELKELMKLIEELKAILKSDKRILGIIKDELIALKEKYGDKRRTEILVGGESSTSFEIEDLIAEEDMVISITNDGFIRRLSVDTFKKQRRGGKGVTGLSSKKEDFVKMMMIASTHDTIFLFSNKGKIFGLKAYEIPAASKTSRGKSLKGIINLSAGEDITAICAVPDMESEDCMCMVTRTGILKKTAVNEFANAKKGGIIAINLKKDDELVEVKLAGKEGDVLIASRKGLLLRTKLNTMRPMGRNSAGIIGMRLAAGDEIVGMDLVKKEASLFVVTSKGFGKRIDYKNFATKGRGGKGMAYLKVMDKNGHAAGIRSVYGDDEVIIASRSGMMIRLTAEDISIQGRATVGVRLLDVDDADEVSDFAVLTDRA
- a CDS encoding SPOR domain-containing protein codes for the protein MERFDDLHQKGIKEKNMYVFHMDTPRLIIIGCVIVGVIIIAFLFGMNLTKPGGKGADTLAQRDLVRGLPETDNLESRLLSPSDENILSPDGKKTELPLDDKHKPARKGDLAANDKSSKEFPAEEKEAENSVKDVKKAALDEETRPSRKSDSRKTEKAKSHKVVEVAAKEKKEKKDGSERAMRGYSIQVGSYDTSDKAKTEMSSLKKMSYDAFMDKATVNGKSFYRVKIGPLTSKGKAIDILREIQENNKYSESYLVKE